In the genome of Pogona vitticeps strain Pit_001003342236 chromosome 13, PviZW2.1, whole genome shotgun sequence, one region contains:
- the LOC110082185 gene encoding transmembrane protein 180 isoform X1 has product MKIISRINPNALAYSMTTLGAGMMNSIFSFYYVKLFLNRYRISEAAFHQAQVVFMIWNAVNDPLFGYIQDNSRVPCCSRRQFSILYGAPLYGLAFLLPWFPWKQYEENDWLSGLHLIISLCAFDGLLTFVLLAQCALFTEISTKHESRLQLIKYNQVATLVGSTSILFCGLITDNMENFNYFQVFVVVVGAVATVCMCYTGLYSTTEYEQQEIVADGSQLGSAERDLSWSSVILLTKQILTQRNFLLFVTMNFFQVFHLAFCNNFMMIFADNLIPKDVLSSSIRSIMYGAGFICPQCLVLISQALLKKFGYYKIVLFSFYLEGTAAAVMFFLGPEYYYLLAIYLTANMVIVQASFSLFNLPLADIVDADLMKHKRRSPLSSMVFGTNALFTKPAQSLAPMLVVAILNQFGYAHLNNKTTQPDPSLFLGLHDAMFSMICLVPLGIAALQVLIWTPFSIQNSHLTPVHKL; this is encoded by the exons ATGAAGATTATATCAAGAATTAATCCTAATGCTCTTGCATACTCCATGACCACACTGGGTGCTGGGATGATGAACAGTATCTTCAGTTTCTATTATGTTAAACTCTTTTTAAATCGATACAGAATTTCAGAAGCCGCATTCCACCAAGCACAG gttgtttttatGATATGGAATGCTGTTAATGATCCTCTCTTTGGATATATCCAAGATAATTCCAGGGTGCCATGCTGCTCTCGGCGTCAGTTTTCCATTCTGTATGGAGCACCTCTGTATGGTTTGGCCTTTTTGCTTCCTTGGTTTCCTTGGAAACAATATGAAGAAAATGACTGGCTTAGTGGCCTTCATCTCATCATCTCTTTGTGTGCTTTTGATGGCCTGCTCACATTTGTCTTGCTAGCACAATGTGCACTCTTCACTGAAATTTCTACTAAACACGAAAGTAGGCTCCAGCTTATTAAGTATAACCAAGTGGCAACCTTAGTTGGATCCACAAGCATCCTTTTCTGTGGCCTAATTACAGATAATATGGAGAACTTCAACTATTTTCAAGTCTTTGTGGTTGTGGTGGGAGCAGTAGCAACTGTCTGCATGTGTTATACTGGATTGTATAGCACTACTGAGTATGAACAACAGGAAATTGTTGCAGATGGGTCTCAACTAGGAAGTGCTGAGAGGGATCTGTCTTGGTCTTCCGTAATTTTGTTGACCAAGCAGATCCTGACTCAGAGaaattttttgctttttgtgacCATGAACTTCTTTCAAGTCTTCCACCTGGCATTTTGCAACAATTTCATGATGATCTTTGCAGATAACCTCATTCCTAAGGATGTTCTCTCATCCTCTATCAGAAGCATCATGTATGGAGCGGGCTTTATTTGTCCTCAG TGCCTTGTGCTCATCAGTCAAGCTTTGTTGAAGAAATTTGGGTACTATAAGattgtcttattttctttctaCTTGGAAGGAACAGCTGCAGCTGTCATGTTTTTTCTAGGCCCAGAATATTACTACCTCTTGGCTATTTATCTCACAGCAAACAT GGTAATTGTTCAAGCTTCCTTCAGTCTGTTTAATTTGCCTTTGGCTGATATTGTGGATGCAGATTTAATGAAACATAAACGAAG GTCGCCACTTTCATCAATGGTTTTTGGAACAAATGCTCTGTTTACAAAACCAGCACAGTCTTTAGCCCCTATGCTTGTGGTTGCAATATTGAATCAGTTTGGATATGCCCATCTCAATAATAAAACTACTCAGCCTGATCCAAG TTTATTTCTAGGTCTCCATGATGCCATGTTCTCCATGATATGCCTGGTTCCTCTTGGCATTGCAGCTTTGCAGGTTCTGATATGGACACCCTTTTCTATCCAGAACAGCCACTTGACGCCTGTACATAAACTGTAA
- the LOC110082185 gene encoding transmembrane protein 180 isoform X3 gives MYGAGFICPQCLVLISQALLKKFGYYKIVLFSFYLEGTAAAVMFFLGPEYYYLLAIYLTANMVIVQASFSLFNLPLADIVDADLMKHKRRSPLSSMVFGTNALFTKPAQSLAPMLVVAILNQFGYAHLNNKTTQPDPSLFLGLHDAMFSMICLVPLGIAALQVLIWTPFSIQNSHLTPVHKL, from the exons ATGTATGGAGCGGGCTTTATTTGTCCTCAG TGCCTTGTGCTCATCAGTCAAGCTTTGTTGAAGAAATTTGGGTACTATAAGattgtcttattttctttctaCTTGGAAGGAACAGCTGCAGCTGTCATGTTTTTTCTAGGCCCAGAATATTACTACCTCTTGGCTATTTATCTCACAGCAAACAT GGTAATTGTTCAAGCTTCCTTCAGTCTGTTTAATTTGCCTTTGGCTGATATTGTGGATGCAGATTTAATGAAACATAAACGAAG GTCGCCACTTTCATCAATGGTTTTTGGAACAAATGCTCTGTTTACAAAACCAGCACAGTCTTTAGCCCCTATGCTTGTGGTTGCAATATTGAATCAGTTTGGATATGCCCATCTCAATAATAAAACTACTCAGCCTGATCCAAG TTTATTTCTAGGTCTCCATGATGCCATGTTCTCCATGATATGCCTGGTTCCTCTTGGCATTGCAGCTTTGCAGGTTCTGATATGGACACCCTTTTCTATCCAGAACAGCCACTTGACGCCTGTACATAAACTGTAA
- the LOC110082185 gene encoding transmembrane protein 180 isoform X2 gives MKIISRINPNALAYSMTTLGAGMMNSIFSFYYVKLFLNRYRISEAAFHQAQVVFMIWNAVNDPLFGYIQDNSRVPCCSRRQFSILYGAPLYGLAFLLPWFPWKQYEENDWLSGLHLIISLCAFDGLLTFVLLAQCALFTEISTKHESRLQLIKYNQVATLVGSTSILFCGLITDNMENFNYFQVFVVVVGAVATVCMCYTGLYSTTEYEQQEIVADGSQLGSAERDLSWSSVILLTKQILTQRNFLLFVTMNFFQVFHLAFCNNFMMIFADNLIPKDVLSSSIRSIMYGAGFICPQCLVLISQALLKKFGYYKIVLFSFYLEGTAAAVMFFLGPEYYYLLAIYLTANMVIVQASFSLFNLPLADIVDADLMKHKRRSPLSSMVFGTNALFTKPAQSLAPMLVVAILNQFGYAHLNNKTTQPDPSFAGSDMDTLFYPEQPLDACT, from the exons ATGAAGATTATATCAAGAATTAATCCTAATGCTCTTGCATACTCCATGACCACACTGGGTGCTGGGATGATGAACAGTATCTTCAGTTTCTATTATGTTAAACTCTTTTTAAATCGATACAGAATTTCAGAAGCCGCATTCCACCAAGCACAG gttgtttttatGATATGGAATGCTGTTAATGATCCTCTCTTTGGATATATCCAAGATAATTCCAGGGTGCCATGCTGCTCTCGGCGTCAGTTTTCCATTCTGTATGGAGCACCTCTGTATGGTTTGGCCTTTTTGCTTCCTTGGTTTCCTTGGAAACAATATGAAGAAAATGACTGGCTTAGTGGCCTTCATCTCATCATCTCTTTGTGTGCTTTTGATGGCCTGCTCACATTTGTCTTGCTAGCACAATGTGCACTCTTCACTGAAATTTCTACTAAACACGAAAGTAGGCTCCAGCTTATTAAGTATAACCAAGTGGCAACCTTAGTTGGATCCACAAGCATCCTTTTCTGTGGCCTAATTACAGATAATATGGAGAACTTCAACTATTTTCAAGTCTTTGTGGTTGTGGTGGGAGCAGTAGCAACTGTCTGCATGTGTTATACTGGATTGTATAGCACTACTGAGTATGAACAACAGGAAATTGTTGCAGATGGGTCTCAACTAGGAAGTGCTGAGAGGGATCTGTCTTGGTCTTCCGTAATTTTGTTGACCAAGCAGATCCTGACTCAGAGaaattttttgctttttgtgacCATGAACTTCTTTCAAGTCTTCCACCTGGCATTTTGCAACAATTTCATGATGATCTTTGCAGATAACCTCATTCCTAAGGATGTTCTCTCATCCTCTATCAGAAGCATCATGTATGGAGCGGGCTTTATTTGTCCTCAG TGCCTTGTGCTCATCAGTCAAGCTTTGTTGAAGAAATTTGGGTACTATAAGattgtcttattttctttctaCTTGGAAGGAACAGCTGCAGCTGTCATGTTTTTTCTAGGCCCAGAATATTACTACCTCTTGGCTATTTATCTCACAGCAAACAT GGTAATTGTTCAAGCTTCCTTCAGTCTGTTTAATTTGCCTTTGGCTGATATTGTGGATGCAGATTTAATGAAACATAAACGAAG GTCGCCACTTTCATCAATGGTTTTTGGAACAAATGCTCTGTTTACAAAACCAGCACAGTCTTTAGCCCCTATGCTTGTGGTTGCAATATTGAATCAGTTTGGATATGCCCATCTCAATAATAAAACTACTCAGCCTGATCCAAG CTTTGCAGGTTCTGATATGGACACCCTTTTCTATCCAGAACAGCCACTTGACGCCTGTACATAA
- the CDR2 gene encoding cerebellar degeneration-related protein 2: protein MLTDSLVEEFEIREEEPWYDQQDLQQDLHLAAELGKTLLDRNTELETSLQQMYSTNQEQLQEIEYLTKQVELLRQMNDQHAKVYEQLDVTARELEDANQKLVVDSRASQQRIQSLTETIESLQTHIDDLQRQVEELKNPGQGLITRERSEQPRSVHSFSCLKELYDLRKYFVYDHIFAEKITSMDSQPSPLEEENQNLKKAVTLLQAQLSLEKEKRVTMEEEYSLMLKENCDLEQRLVDVNRYRARAEELEVEVAEMKQIFQSENTFVNGVEKLVPESFFISFKDSLEKELSQSFSDGVPLTVLDLDKRALKRSSSETLLASSVGGDLLKGHEETCIRRAEAVKQRGISLLNEVDAQYNALKVKYEELLKKCQMDEESLKHKAVQTSKQDSKDVNIGNVSLHTCGREPEPINADSLSLSSSSPPEYKLLFKEIFSCIKKTKQEIDEHRAKYKPLSSQP, encoded by the exons ATGCTGACCGACAGCCTGGTGGAGGAGTTCGAGATCCGCGAGGAGGAGCCTTGGTACGACCAGCAGGACCTCCAGCAAG ATCTTCATCTTGCTGCGGAGCTTGGAAAGACACTATTGGATCGGAACACAGAGCTGGAAACATCTCTGCAACAGATGTATTCAACTAATCAAGAGCAACTCCAGGAAATAGAG tatCTTACAAAGCAGGTGGAACTTCTGCGCCAGATGAATGATCAGCATGCCAAAGTCTATGAACAGCTTGATGTTACTGCTAGAGAACTAGAAGATGCTAATCAAAAACTGGTTGTTGATAGTAGAGCCTCACAGCAAAGGATACAAAG CCTGACTGAAACAATTGAAAGTCTCCAGACACACATCGATGACCTCCAGAGACAAGTGGAGGAGCTAAAGAATCCAGGGCAAGGCCTTATTACCCGTGAGAGGTCTGAGCAGCCGAGATCTGTTCATAGTTTTTCCTGTCTGAAAGAATTGTATGACCTTCGCAA GTATTTTGTTTATGATCATATCTTTGCGGAAAAAATTACTTCGATGGATAGTCAGCCGAGTCCTCTGGAAGAAGAAAATCAGAACTTGAAAAAAGCAGTAACTCTCCTGCAAGCCCAGCTGAGTTTGGAAAAAGAGAAGAGGGTGACCATGGAGGAGGAGTATAGCCTCATGCTAAAGGAGAACTGTGATCTTGAGCAGAGGCTGGTGGACGTTAATCGATACCGAGCCAGAGCGGAAGAGCTTGAGGTGGAAGTGGCTGAAATGAAGCAGATCTTTCAGTCTGAAAACACTTTTGTTAATGGGGTGGAAAAGCTTGTTCCAGagtctttttttatttcctttaaggACTCTTTAGAAAAAGAACTGAGCCAGAGTTTTTCAGATGGGGTACCTTTAACTGTTCTAGACCTGGATAAAAGGGCTCTCAAAAGAAGCAGCAGCGAGACCTTACTTGCCAGCAGCGTAGGTGGAGACCTTCTGAAGGGCCATGAAGAAACCTGTATCCGAAGGGCAGAAGCCGTGAAACAAAGGGGCATCTCTCTGCTTAATGAGGTTGATGCCCAGTACAACGCTTTGAAGGTCAAGTATGAAGAACTTCTAAAGAAATGTCAGATGGATGAAGAGTCACTGAAACATAAAGCTGTGCAGACTTCTAAACAGGATTCCAAAGATGTAAATATCGGAAATGTATCCTTGCACACGTGTGGTAGAGAACCTGAACCCATAAATGCTGACTCTCTCAGCTTATCCTCAAGTAGTCCCCCTGAATACAAACTTCTCTTTAAAGAGATATTTAGCTgcatcaaaaaaaccaaacaggaaATAGATGAACACCGAGCAAAATATAAACCTCTATCTTCTCAGCCATAA